A part of Ammospiza nelsoni isolate bAmmNel1 chromosome 9, bAmmNel1.pri, whole genome shotgun sequence genomic DNA contains:
- the LOC132077218 gene encoding olfactory receptor 14I1-like, producing the protein MSNSSSIRHFLLLALADTWQLQLLHFCLLLSISLAALLGNDIIISTIACGHHLHTPMFFFLLNLALSDLGSICTTVPKAMHNSLWDTRDISYTGCAAQLFFFMFFISAELSLLTVMCYDRYVSICKPLHYGTLLGRRACAHMAAAAWASAFLNALMHTANTFSLPLCHGNDLGLFFCEIPQIFKFSCSKSYLREFGLLVVSTCLAFGCFVFIVFSYVQIFRAVLRIPSEQGKHKAFSTCLPHLAVVSLFLSTIIFAHLKPPSMSSSSLDLALSVLYSVVPPALNPLIYSLRNPELKAAVWRLMTGGFRKY; encoded by the coding sequence atgtccaacagcagctccatcaggcacttccttctgctggcattggcagacacgtggcagctgcagctcctgcacttctgcctcttgctcagcatctccctggctgccctcttGGGCAACGATATCATCATCAGCACCATAGCCTgtggccaccacctgcacacgcccatgttcttcttcctgctcaacctggccctcagcgacctgggctccatctgcaccactgtccctaaagccatgcacaattccctctgggacaccagggacatatcctacacaggatgtgctgctcagctctttttctttatgttcttcATCTCAGCAGAGCTTTCCCTCCTGACCgtcatgtgctacgaccgctacgtgtccatctgcaaacccctgcactatgGGACCCTCTTGGGCAGaagagcttgtgcccacatggcagcagctgcctgggccagtgcctttctcaatgctctgatgcacacagccaatacattttccctgcccctgtgccacgGCAATGACCTGGGCctgttcttctgtgaaatcccccAGATCTTCAAGTTCTCCTGCTCCAAATCCTACCTCAGGGAATTTGGGCTTCTTGTAGTTAGTACCTGTTTAGCATTTGGTTGTTTTGtattcattgttttctcctatgtgcagatcttcagggctgtgctgaggatcccctctgagcagggaaagcacaaagccttttccacctgcctccctcacctggccgTGGTCTCTCTGTTCCTCAGCACTATCATATTTGCTCATCTGAAGcccccctccatgtcctcctcatccctggatctggccctgtcagtgctgtactcggtggtgcctccagccctgaaccccctcatctacagcctgaggaacccggagctcaaggctgcagtgtggagactGATGACTGGAGGATTTCGGAAGTATTAA